In a genomic window of Sulfurimonas denitrificans DSM 1251:
- a CDS encoding carbon-nitrogen hydrolase family protein, whose product MRAAVLQLSAQGMSSTKLYNYIRVAHKQGVKVLLLGEYILNPFFKELQELSTAMIQEQALHQIKVLKELSKTYNMNIIAPIVIVKKAKVFKTIAKFSPSSTTYYEQQILINYPHWNEEKFFANEIKELESPLIFKVDGFKFAIMSGFELHFDAMFSHLSSRGVDCILLPSVSTFESYERWKALILSRSFTNNCYILRANRIGEYIDKKHSWNFYGDSLLASPNGELLEHLGNKEELMIVDMSHANVMAAKKSWGFRDALNKRSGL is encoded by the coding sequence GTGAGAGCAGCAGTTCTTCAACTAAGTGCTCAAGGTATGAGCTCGACAAAACTTTACAACTATATAAGAGTCGCTCACAAGCAAGGTGTCAAAGTTTTACTTCTTGGTGAATACATTTTAAATCCATTTTTTAAAGAGCTTCAAGAGTTATCAACAGCTATGATACAAGAGCAGGCACTGCATCAGATAAAGGTTTTAAAAGAGCTCTCAAAAACTTACAACATGAACATTATTGCACCTATCGTTATAGTAAAAAAAGCTAAAGTTTTTAAAACTATTGCAAAATTTTCTCCCTCTTCTACTACTTATTATGAACAACAAATCCTCATAAATTATCCTCATTGGAATGAAGAGAAATTTTTTGCTAATGAGATAAAAGAGCTTGAATCACCACTTATATTTAAAGTTGATGGTTTTAAGTTTGCAATTATGAGCGGATTTGAGCTTCACTTTGATGCTATGTTTTCTCATCTATCTTCAAGAGGCGTGGATTGTATTTTACTCCCAAGTGTCTCTACATTTGAATCTTACGAGAGATGGAAAGCACTTATTTTATCTCGATCTTTTACTAACAACTGCTACATCTTAAGAGCTAACAGAATTGGCGAATATATAGATAAAAAACATAGCTGGAATTTTTATGGTGACTCACTCTTAGCTTCACCTAATGGAGAACTTCTTGAGCATTTAGGTAACAAAGAGGAACTTATGATAGTAGATATGAGCCACGCAAACGTAATGGCAGCTAAAAAATCTTGGGGCTTTAGAGATGCACTA
- the xseB gene encoding exodeoxyribonuclease VII small subunit, producing MAKKSLIEEAKGFTEESGAFTKESGAFTKESGAFESKLESAKKVLERLMNPEITLQDSLRAYELGMSELSSAQKILEDAQIKINEIKAT from the coding sequence ATGGCAAAAAAGAGCTTAATAGAAGAAGCTAAAGGCTTTACTGAAGAAAGTGGAGCTTTTACTAAAGAAAGCGGAGCTTTTACTAAAGAAAGCGGAGCTTTTGAATCGAAACTAGAGAGTGCAAAAAAAGTTTTAGAGAGACTTATGAATCCAGAGATAACGCTTCAAGATAGCCTAAGGGCATACGAGTTAGGAATGAGTGAACTCTCCTCTGCACAAAAAATATTAGAAGATGCTCAAATCAAAATCAATGAGATAAAGGCAACATAG
- the metX gene encoding homoserine O-acetyltransferase MetX, translated as MPLNLKTYTEHFTNPLYLESGRILEPYDITYETYGELNDDRSNVIVICHALTGSHHCAGIYDGDKKAGWWDSLIGSAKAVDTDKYFVICTNVIGSCFGSTGPMSPAHPHHNPYRYKFPVVTIKDMVKAQIILFDKLGIHKAHAVIGGSMGGMQALLFAIHYPNFASKIITMATTHATQPWAIAFNKVAQESILKDADFKGGYYDSQTIKENGLSGMAVGRMAGYISFLSYESMKNKFGREYKNTDGLYELFGKFQVELFLEYNGYNFTKWFDPLSYLYITKAINIYDISRGFDSLKEALKKITCELHLISFSNDQLFKNFEMKEISDALQEIGNTNHSYLDIDSNYGHDAFLVEVDKFEKNIKDMLDSK; from the coding sequence TTGCCACTGAATCTAAAAACATATACAGAACATTTTACAAACCCACTTTACTTAGAGAGTGGGCGTATTTTAGAGCCTTATGATATTACTTATGAGACTTATGGTGAGTTAAATGATGATAGAAGCAATGTTATTGTTATCTGCCATGCATTAACTGGCTCTCATCACTGCGCTGGTATTTATGATGGAGATAAAAAGGCTGGTTGGTGGGACAGCCTAATTGGCTCTGCTAAAGCAGTAGATACCGATAAATATTTTGTAATATGCACAAATGTAATAGGTAGCTGTTTTGGCTCAACTGGTCCAATGAGTCCTGCTCATCCACACCACAATCCGTATCGCTATAAATTTCCAGTTGTAACCATAAAAGATATGGTAAAAGCACAAATAATTCTTTTTGATAAACTTGGCATTCATAAAGCTCATGCTGTTATTGGTGGTTCAATGGGAGGTATGCAAGCACTTCTTTTTGCTATTCACTATCCAAATTTTGCATCTAAAATTATAACTATGGCAACAACTCATGCAACTCAACCTTGGGCAATAGCATTTAACAAGGTTGCTCAAGAATCTATCTTAAAAGATGCGGATTTTAAAGGCGGATACTACGATAGCCAAACCATAAAAGAGAATGGTCTCTCTGGAATGGCTGTTGGACGAATGGCTGGATATATAAGCTTTTTGTCGTATGAATCTATGAAAAACAAATTTGGCAGAGAGTATAAAAACACTGATGGACTTTATGAGCTTTTTGGAAAGTTTCAAGTTGAACTTTTTTTAGAGTACAATGGCTATAATTTTACAAAATGGTTTGATCCGCTCTCTTATTTATACATCACAAAAGCGATAAACATTTACGATATATCAAGAGGATTTGATTCGCTCAAAGAGGCTCTAAAAAAGATTACATGTGAGCTTCATCTTATTAGCTTTAGTAATGACCAACTCTTTAAAAATTTTGAGATGAAAGAGATAAGTGATGCACTCCAAGAGATTGGAAACACAAATCATAGTTATCTCGATATAGATAGTAATTATGGGCATGACGCTTTTTTAGTTGAAGTAGATAAATTTGAAAAAAATATCAAAGATATGTTAGACTCAAAATAA
- a CDS encoding O-acetylhomoserine aminocarboxypropyltransferase/cysteine synthase family protein — MDLQTRALHEGYTKDSQGTMAVPIYQTTAYEFNSVEHAADLFSLKQLGNIYTRLNNPTTDVFEKRFASLEGGEAALATSSGMSATFFAIVNATAAGENIVCAKQLYGGSLTLNTHTLKRFGIEARYFDVHDMSSLESLIDDKTRVIFFESLTNPSIDVADIEAITKIADKYGILSVVDNTVATPVLCRPFEFGADIVVHSASKYTTGQGLAIGGILVERKNLVEKLRSNPRYEHFNNPDPSYHGLIYVNIGLPPFTLRARLSLSRDLGAVLSPFNSWLFIQGIETLSLRMKEHSKNALALAEFLESHPKVKKVNYPGLKSNANYKNAQKYFDGGECSGLLSFEVASLQEATKIVDATKLYSLVVNIGDSKSIITHPASTTHQQLNEQELIACGVPSGLIRISCGLESIKDLIDDMKQALEA, encoded by the coding sequence ATGGATTTACAAACAAGAGCTCTGCATGAGGGATATACTAAAGATTCGCAAGGAACGATGGCTGTTCCAATTTATCAAACAACTGCTTATGAATTTAACAGTGTTGAGCATGCAGCAGATTTATTCTCTTTAAAACAACTTGGGAATATCTACACACGCCTAAATAACCCAACTACTGATGTTTTTGAAAAAAGATTTGCTTCACTTGAGGGCGGAGAAGCTGCTCTGGCAACTTCTAGCGGAATGAGTGCTACCTTTTTTGCTATTGTAAATGCGACTGCTGCTGGAGAAAATATAGTCTGTGCAAAACAGCTTTATGGCGGTAGCTTAACACTAAATACTCACACTCTTAAGAGATTTGGAATAGAGGCTAGATACTTTGATGTTCACGACATGTCATCTCTTGAATCTTTAATTGATGATAAAACAAGAGTAATATTTTTTGAATCTCTCACAAACCCTAGCATTGATGTAGCAGATATCGAAGCAATTACTAAGATAGCGGACAAATATGGCATTTTAAGTGTAGTTGACAATACAGTCGCAACGCCAGTGCTGTGCCGCCCTTTTGAATTTGGAGCAGACATTGTTGTACATAGTGCTAGTAAATACACAACTGGACAAGGTTTAGCGATTGGCGGGATCTTAGTTGAGAGAAAAAATCTAGTAGAAAAACTTCGCTCAAATCCAAGATATGAGCACTTTAACAATCCAGACCCTTCATACCATGGACTCATTTATGTTAATATAGGTCTTCCTCCATTTACCCTAAGAGCAAGACTCTCACTATCAAGAGATTTAGGTGCTGTTTTATCACCTTTTAACTCATGGCTCTTTATTCAAGGGATTGAGACTCTATCTCTTCGTATGAAAGAACACTCTAAAAATGCTCTGGCTCTTGCAGAGTTTTTAGAGTCTCATCCAAAAGTAAAAAAAGTGAACTATCCAGGGTTAAAAAGTAACGCAAACTATAAAAATGCACAAAAATATTTTGATGGTGGCGAGTGTAGCGGTCTTCTTAGTTTTGAAGTTGCTTCACTTCAAGAGGCTACAAAAATAGTAGATGCGACAAAACTCTACTCTCTTGTTGTAAATATCGGAGATTCAAAATCAATCATAACTCATCCAGCTTCTACAACTCATCAACAGTTAAATGAGCAAGAGTTAATTGCTTGTGGAGTTCCATCAGGTCTTATTCGCATCTCATGTGGATTAGAGAGTATAAAAGATCTAATAGACGACATGAAACAAGCACTAGAGGCTTAA
- a CDS encoding DUF6858 family protein: MKKTVFMDKYPVCSIEFLKSEMRLSSTKEIVEYFKEMIASHPVAEFIAIFDHYAHTKKLGGPIMDGLLDAQNVVFCFGQAIPATKILAVRPRSIGICEFEDKIVIDFMEPPKEELNKVMEDWTKGLKL, translated from the coding sequence ATGAAAAAAACAGTGTTTATGGATAAATATCCAGTTTGCAGCATAGAGTTTTTAAAGAGCGAGATGCGCCTCTCAAGTACAAAAGAGATAGTAGAGTATTTTAAGGAGATGATAGCAAGCCACCCAGTGGCAGAGTTTATCGCTATTTTTGATCATTATGCCCATACAAAAAAATTGGGTGGTCCTATTATGGATGGTTTATTGGATGCACAAAATGTAGTTTTTTGTTTTGGGCAAGCGATTCCTGCTACAAAAATTTTGGCAGTTCGTCCAAGAAGTATTGGCATTTGTGAGTTTGAAGATAAAATAGTAATCGATTTTATGGAGCCTCCAAAAGAGGAATTAAACAAAGTGATGGAAGATTGGACAAAAGGACTTAAGCTTTAA
- a CDS encoding SLAC1 anion channel family protein, whose amino-acid sequence MENGLEINRLKFFPVMMFAIVMGLSGLTITYQKAALWLNFPSSIGEIFMYLTTAVFLVVLSIYAKKSLRYKMAVVNEFSHPVRINFFAAISISMLMLSIIYKEQFPLISAIFWYPGTFLHFYLTMYTISFWINKNQQIDHSNPAWFIPIVGNLLVPVGGIGFVDIDILIYFFSVGIFFWIILFSLILNRIIFHNQLAVKFMPTLFILIAPPAVGFIAYYKMFEVVDTFALMLFNLALFFTLLVLFMYKNFIKIKFFISWWAFVFPIAAMAISAMLMYHIKASLFFELLSYVMVAATTIIVLIVTYQTIVHIVKKEICIQE is encoded by the coding sequence ATGGAAAATGGACTTGAAATAAATAGACTAAAATTTTTCCCTGTCATGATGTTTGCAATAGTGATGGGGTTGAGTGGTCTTACTATAACGTACCAAAAAGCTGCTCTCTGGCTTAATTTTCCCTCTTCTATAGGTGAAATATTTATGTATCTCACAACTGCTGTCTTTTTAGTTGTTTTATCAATTTATGCAAAAAAATCTCTCCGATACAAAATGGCTGTAGTAAATGAGTTTTCTCATCCAGTAAGAATAAATTTCTTTGCTGCCATCTCAATATCTATGCTGATGCTCTCCATTATATATAAAGAGCAGTTTCCTTTAATTAGTGCTATTTTTTGGTATCCTGGAACATTTTTACACTTCTACTTAACCATGTACACTATCTCTTTTTGGATAAATAAAAACCAACAGATAGATCACTCAAATCCTGCTTGGTTTATTCCAATTGTTGGAAATCTTTTAGTTCCAGTTGGTGGGATAGGATTTGTTGATATTGATATCTTAATATATTTTTTCAGCGTTGGAATCTTTTTTTGGATTATTTTATTTTCTCTAATACTCAATAGAATAATCTTTCATAATCAGTTAGCTGTAAAATTTATGCCAACACTTTTTATCTTGATAGCGCCTCCCGCAGTAGGTTTTATTGCCTACTATAAGATGTTTGAAGTTGTTGACACTTTTGCTCTTATGCTTTTTAACCTTGCTCTGTTTTTTACACTTTTAGTTCTGTTTATGTATAAAAATTTTATAAAGATAAAGTTTTTCATCTCATGGTGGGCTTTTGTATTTCCAATCGCTGCAATGGCGATAAGTGCCATGTTGATGTATCACATAAAAGCATCTCTATTTTTTGAACTTTTATCTTATGTGATGGTTGCAGCTACGACGATTATTGTCCTAATAGTTACATACCAGACGATAGTGCATATTGTTAAAAAAGAGATTTGTATTCAAGAGTAA
- a CDS encoding RDD family protein: MNEVRYAGFWVRFFASFLDTLFLAIPVAIIIYFLSDGNWFDFSQFQQNISYAMSGNAKMALADQPQKSLKWELLFEVLVLLITALFWRKFKGATPGKKILKIKIVEAKTLKEIDTRQTITRSLGYFASILTFLIGFFMIAFREDKRGLHDLLAGTVVIYEDIK; this comes from the coding sequence ATGAATGAAGTAAGGTATGCTGGCTTTTGGGTACGCTTCTTCGCTTCATTTTTAGATACTCTGTTTTTAGCTATTCCTGTTGCAATTATCATCTATTTTTTAAGTGATGGCAACTGGTTTGATTTTTCACAATTTCAACAAAACATCTCTTATGCAATGAGTGGAAATGCCAAGATGGCTCTTGCAGACCAACCACAAAAATCTCTTAAATGGGAACTTTTATTTGAAGTTCTGGTTTTACTCATAACTGCTCTTTTTTGGAGAAAATTTAAAGGAGCAACTCCTGGGAAAAAAATTTTAAAAATTAAAATAGTTGAAGCTAAAACACTCAAAGAGATAGATACAAGACAAACTATAACTCGCTCTCTTGGGTATTTTGCCTCTATACTCACTTTCTTAATTGGATTTTTTATGATTGCATTTAGAGAAGATAAAAGAGGACTACATGACCTATTAGCTGGAACAGTAGTTATTTATGAAGATATAAAATAA
- the guaB gene encoding IMP dehydrogenase, which yields MKIRSRALTFEDVLLVPKYSEVLPKEVSLESKLTKSISLKIPMVSAAMDTVTEYRAAIAMARLGGIGIIHKNMDIETQCKQVKKVKKSESGVIIDPIYVYPDATLADADALMSEFKISGVPVINAHNKLLGILTNRDMRFQKDMTKRADEVMTKMPLITAKKGISLDDAADIMHKNKIEKLPIIDDDGFLKGLVTIKDIKKRIEYPNSNKDAFGRLVVGAAIGVGQYDRAKALVDAGVDVLVLDSAHGHSKGILDTVKEIKKTLMVDVIAGNIATAEATLALIEAGADGVKVGIGPGSICTTRIVAGVGIPQISAISECADVGRQHGVPIIADGGIKYSGDIAKALAVGASCIMAGSILAGTEESPGETIMFQGRQYKSYRGMGSIGAMQKGSNDRYFQEGTAADKLVPEGIEGRVPFRGSIAGIVHQMMGGLRSSMGYCGSKDIPTFWERAEFVEITTAGLKESHVHDVIITQEAPNYQI from the coding sequence ATGAAAATTCGAAGCCGCGCCCTGACATTTGAAGATGTTTTACTTGTACCAAAGTACTCAGAAGTACTGCCTAAAGAGGTTTCGCTAGAGAGTAAATTAACAAAAAGTATTTCACTTAAAATCCCTATGGTTTCAGCTGCTATGGATACTGTTACCGAATATCGTGCTGCGATTGCGATGGCTAGGCTTGGCGGAATTGGAATTATTCATAAAAATATGGATATTGAGACACAATGTAAACAGGTTAAAAAAGTTAAAAAAAGCGAGAGTGGTGTAATAATAGATCCTATTTATGTTTATCCTGATGCTACTTTAGCAGATGCTGACGCACTTATGAGTGAATTTAAAATTTCAGGCGTTCCAGTTATTAATGCGCACAATAAACTATTAGGAATTCTTACAAATCGTGATATGAGATTTCAAAAAGATATGACAAAAAGAGCTGATGAAGTTATGACAAAAATGCCCCTTATCACTGCAAAGAAAGGTATCTCTCTTGATGATGCAGCTGATATCATGCATAAAAATAAGATAGAAAAACTCCCTATAATTGATGATGATGGATTTTTAAAAGGTCTTGTAACTATCAAAGATATTAAAAAACGCATAGAGTATCCAAATTCAAACAAAGATGCTTTTGGCAGACTTGTAGTTGGCGCTGCTATTGGTGTTGGTCAATATGATCGTGCTAAAGCGCTCGTTGATGCTGGAGTTGATGTTTTAGTTCTTGACTCTGCACATGGACACTCAAAGGGAATTTTAGACACAGTAAAAGAGATTAAAAAAACTTTAATGGTTGATGTAATAGCAGGGAACATAGCAACTGCGGAAGCTACTCTTGCGCTAATTGAAGCTGGAGCAGATGGTGTAAAAGTTGGAATTGGACCTGGTTCTATCTGTACAACTCGCATAGTAGCAGGTGTAGGAATACCACAGATATCTGCTATTTCTGAGTGCGCTGATGTAGGGCGTCAACATGGAGTTCCAATTATTGCAGATGGTGGTATAAAATACTCAGGAGACATTGCTAAAGCTTTAGCGGTTGGTGCGAGTTGTATTATGGCTGGATCTATTTTAGCAGGAACTGAAGAGTCTCCTGGAGAGACAATAATGTTTCAAGGGCGCCAATATAAATCATACCGTGGAATGGGAAGTATTGGAGCTATGCAAAAAGGTTCAAACGATAGATATTTCCAAGAGGGAACTGCAGCAGACAAACTTGTGCCAGAGGGGATTGAGGGACGTGTTCCATTTCGTGGAAGTATCGCTGGGATTGTTCATCAGATGATGGGTGGTCTTCGCTCTTCTATGGGATATTGTGGAAGTAAAGATATTCCTACTTTTTGGGAAAGAGCAGAATTTGTAGAAATTACAACTGCTGGTCTTAAAGAGAGTCATGTTCATGACGTTATCATAACGCAAGAAGCTCCGAATTACCAAATATAA
- a CDS encoding RMD1 family protein: MESALLFVSVEIPIIITKDDLEKEFPELILTTIEKSFVGEISKDKFIFTTSFGVITFCNFSHEEIKSYLGRLNVKGAAHYQTKLINQDYPMVIDVEYQKPLIDTHTIKYNKFNKSVASIVSLVLSRSVGLEIREKSLETKMQESKKLYDTIENIKAKDRKNLMNFASSIAKERFEILNKLFLLDKPDIIWDDFELELLYNQLALQLELKSRFDVIEYKISFLKESVEFITDRVNQKSSEFLEWIIIWLIAIEILFSTYEYIIKPNF; encoded by the coding sequence ATGGAATCAGCACTCCTGTTTGTATCTGTAGAAATACCAATAATCATCACAAAAGATGACCTTGAAAAAGAGTTTCCAGAACTTATTTTAACAACTATAGAGAAATCTTTTGTGGGTGAGATTTCTAAAGATAAATTTATATTTACAACCTCTTTTGGAGTTATCACATTTTGTAACTTTAGTCATGAAGAGATAAAATCTTATTTAGGGAGACTAAACGTTAAAGGTGCAGCACATTATCAAACCAAACTCATAAATCAAGACTATCCAATGGTTATAGACGTAGAGTACCAAAAGCCACTTATAGATACACATACAATCAAATATAATAAATTTAACAAATCTGTTGCATCTATTGTCTCTCTTGTGCTTTCTCGAAGTGTTGGGCTTGAGATAAGAGAAAAATCCTTAGAAACGAAGATGCAAGAGAGCAAAAAGCTATATGATACAATAGAAAATATAAAAGCAAAAGATAGAAAAAACCTTATGAATTTTGCAAGTAGCATAGCCAAAGAGAGATTTGAAATCTTAAATAAACTTTTTTTATTAGATAAACCTGATATTATTTGGGATGATTTTGAACTTGAATTACTCTACAACCAACTAGCACTTCAACTAGAGTTAAAGTCAAGATTTGATGTCATAGAGTACAAAATATCATTTTTAAAAGAGTCTGTTGAGTTCATAACAGATAGAGTAAACCAAAAATCAAGCGAATTTTTAGAGTGGATAATTATCTGGCTAATCGCAATAGAGATACTGTTTTCAACCTATGAGTATATAATTAAGCCAAATTTTTAG
- a CDS encoding heavy-metal-associated domain-containing protein, translating to MKKSFKVLNIKCGGCANTIKESLKSQFGSVDVDLSQEPRVVTLDIKDEEAELNFRKKMKSLGYPMEDEELGTFTKGSLKAKSFVSCAIGKINQK from the coding sequence ATGAAAAAAAGTTTTAAAGTGCTAAATATAAAATGTGGTGGCTGTGCAAACACTATAAAAGAGTCACTAAAGAGTCAATTTGGCAGTGTGGATGTTGATTTATCGCAAGAGCCTAGAGTTGTTACTCTAGATATAAAAGATGAAGAAGCTGAACTAAACTTTCGTAAAAAGATGAAATCCCTTGGCTATCCTATGGAAGACGAAGAGCTTGGAACATTTACAAAAGGTTCTCTTAAAGCTAAAAGTTTTGTCTCATGTGCAATTGGAAAAATTAATCAAAAATAG
- the gatA gene encoding Asp-tRNA(Asn)/Glu-tRNA(Gln) amidotransferase subunit GatA, whose protein sequence is MITLKEALKLSKDELENFKNDLKAKIEANPELNAYIDIYNIGDGVPIAIKDNIQVKDWSVTSGSNILQGYIAPYNATVIEKMLSAGLSPFGRTNMDEFAMGSTTESSFYGKTLNPHNKDCVPGGSSGGSAAAVGAGLAIAALGSDTGGSIRQPASFCGIVGMKPTYGRVSRYGLGAYASSLDQIGPMTQNVEDAAILYDIISGHDEKDSTSAHKNDKVSDKLNPNRKIRIAVLPKHIQNASEDVKKAYELAINALKKVGHEIVEAELMDAKFDISAYYITATAEATTNLARYDGIRYGNRVVGKDLNDTFVQTRSQGFGDEVKRRILLGNFVLSSGYYEAYYVKAQKTRHLIKDQYSKIFENVDLILSPVAPTTANKFGELSTPMEMYLSDLYTISVNLAGLPAISVPISKSSEGMPIGLQLIANAYDEQTLFDGALSLEREINYNA, encoded by the coding sequence GTGATTACATTAAAAGAAGCACTTAAATTAAGCAAAGACGAACTAGAAAATTTTAAAAATGATTTAAAAGCAAAGATAGAGGCAAATCCAGAGTTAAACGCTTATATAGATATTTACAACATTGGTGATGGCGTACCGATAGCTATAAAAGACAATATTCAGGTTAAAGATTGGTCTGTAACATCAGGCTCAAATATACTTCAAGGTTACATAGCTCCTTACAATGCAACTGTAATTGAGAAGATGTTAAGTGCGGGACTAAGCCCGTTTGGTCGAACAAACATGGATGAGTTTGCTATGGGAAGTACTACTGAGTCAAGCTTTTATGGTAAAACTCTAAATCCTCATAACAAAGATTGCGTTCCTGGTGGAAGCTCAGGTGGAAGTGCTGCAGCTGTTGGCGCAGGTCTAGCTATCGCAGCTCTTGGGAGTGATACAGGTGGAAGTATCCGTCAACCCGCTTCTTTTTGTGGAATAGTTGGGATGAAACCAACTTATGGCAGAGTTAGTCGTTATGGTTTGGGAGCTTATGCTTCATCACTTGATCAGATAGGTCCAATGACTCAAAACGTTGAAGATGCGGCTATTTTATACGACATAATCAGCGGACACGACGAGAAAGACTCAACATCTGCGCACAAAAATGACAAAGTTAGCGACAAGCTAAATCCTAACCGTAAAATTCGTATTGCCGTTTTACCAAAGCATATCCAAAATGCAAGTGAAGATGTAAAAAAAGCTTATGAGTTGGCAATAAATGCTCTTAAAAAAGTGGGGCATGAGATAGTTGAAGCTGAGTTGATGGATGCAAAATTTGACATCTCTGCTTACTATATCACGGCAACTGCAGAAGCTACTACAAACTTAGCTCGTTATGATGGCATTCGCTATGGAAACAGAGTTGTAGGAAAAGACCTTAACGATACATTTGTTCAAACAAGAAGCCAAGGTTTTGGGGATGAAGTAAAACGCCGTATCTTACTAGGTAACTTTGTTCTCTCAAGCGGATACTATGAAGCGTACTATGTAAAAGCGCAAAAAACAAGACACCTCATAAAAGATCAATACTCTAAAATATTTGAAAATGTGGACTTAATACTCTCTCCAGTTGCGCCAACAACCGCAAACAAGTTTGGAGAACTCTCAACCCCTATGGAGATGTACTTAAGCGACCTCTACACTATCAGCGTAAATCTTGCGGGGCTTCCTGCTATCTCTGTTCCTATTTCAAAAAGTTCTGAGGGGATGCCAATAGGTCTTCAGCTCATTGCAAACGCTTATGACGAGCAGACTCTTTTTGATGGAGCACTTAGCCTTGAGAGAGAGATAAATTACAACGCTTAA
- a CDS encoding Fic family protein, whose protein sequence is MQKLSELTLKQREELFRQLRISITHHSNAMEGTTLSYGETKELLELGHTAGHKPLGEQLVILGFAKAYDVIVREATNKENLVDSSFIKDIHAIMFEDALKVAPQYVSKPIGAYRLDERYIKGVDIKLSLPHMISNDVENLLYRFHSNKMDLLDISEFHILFERIHPFADGNGRVGRLIMAYQAIQNNIVPPLIENEHRDDYLQAINNKDDLRKFLDESIAKSLELIDL, encoded by the coding sequence ATGCAAAAACTAAGCGAATTAACACTAAAACAAAGAGAAGAACTCTTTAGACAATTAAGAATATCAATCACCCACCATTCAAATGCAATGGAGGGAACAACATTATCATACGGTGAAACAAAAGAATTACTTGAGCTTGGTCATACAGCAGGACATAAGCCACTTGGTGAGCAACTTGTAATATTAGGTTTTGCAAAAGCTTATGATGTAATAGTTCGTGAAGCTACAAATAAAGAAAATCTTGTTGACAGTAGCTTTATAAAAGATATACATGCCATTATGTTTGAGGATGCATTAAAAGTAGCACCTCAATATGTATCTAAACCGATTGGAGCATATAGATTAGATGAGCGATACATCAAAGGTGTAGATATAAAACTATCTTTACCACATATGATCTCAAATGATGTTGAAAATTTACTTTATAGATTTCATAGCAATAAAATGGACTTACTTGATATATCAGAATTTCATATTTTATTTGAAAGAATCCATCCATTTGCAGATGGCAATGGAAGAGTGGGAAGATTAATAATGGCATATCAAGCTATTCAAAATAATATTGTCCCACCACTTATTGAAAATGAACATAGAGATGATTATCTACAAGCGATAAATAATAAAGATGACTTGCGTAAGTTTTTAGACGAAAGTATTGCTAAAAGTTTAGAGTTGATAGATTTATAG